One Neisseria sp. Marseille-Q5346 genomic region harbors:
- a CDS encoding bile acid:sodium symporter family protein — protein sequence MNTLNKISNFIGKTFSLWAALFAGIAFSAPETFKWVGPYIPWLLGIIMFGMGLTLKPSDFDILFKRPKAVIIGVIAQFAIMPATAYLLAKLLNLPAEIAVGVILVGCCPGGTASNVMTYLARGNVALSVAVTSVSTLISPLLTPAIFLMLAGEMLEIQAGSMLMSIVKMVLFPIVLGLIVHKVLGNKTEKLTDALPLVSVAAIVLIIGAVVGASKGKIIESGLLIFAVVVLHNGIGYLLGFFAAKWTGLPYDAQKTLAIEVGMQNSGLGAALAAAHFAAAPVVAVPSALFSVWHNISGSLLATYWAAKADKNKES from the coding sequence ATGAATACCCTCAACAAAATCAGCAACTTTATTGGAAAAACATTTTCCCTTTGGGCGGCGCTCTTTGCCGGCATCGCTTTTTCCGCACCTGAAACCTTCAAATGGGTCGGTCCTTACATTCCTTGGCTTCTGGGCATCATCATGTTCGGTATGGGCTTGACGCTCAAACCTTCCGACTTCGACATTTTGTTCAAACGCCCCAAAGCCGTCATCATCGGCGTGATTGCACAATTCGCCATCATGCCAGCAACCGCCTATCTGCTGGCCAAGCTGTTGAACCTGCCTGCCGAAATCGCAGTCGGTGTGATTTTGGTCGGCTGCTGCCCGGGCGGTACGGCTTCCAATGTAATGACTTATCTGGCGCGCGGCAATGTGGCTTTGTCGGTTGCCGTTACATCGGTTTCCACCCTGATTTCCCCATTGCTGACCCCCGCCATCTTCCTGATGCTTGCCGGTGAAATGCTGGAAATACAAGCGGGCAGTATGTTGATGTCCATCGTCAAAATGGTTTTGTTCCCCATCGTTTTGGGCTTGATTGTCCATAAAGTCTTGGGCAACAAAACTGAAAAACTGACCGACGCGCTGCCGCTGGTTTCCGTTGCCGCCATCGTACTGATTATCGGCGCGGTAGTCGGCGCCAGCAAAGGCAAGATTATTGAAAGCGGCCTGCTGATTTTCGCGGTTGTCGTACTCCACAACGGCATCGGTTATCTGCTCGGCTTCTTTGCCGCCAAATGGACCGGCCTGCCTTATGATGCACAAAAAACGCTGGCCATCGAAGTCGGTATGCAAAACTCAGGCTTAGGCGCCGCGCTTGCCGCCGCACACTTTGCCGCCGCGCCGGTTGTTGCCGTTCCCAGCGCATTGTTCAGCGTGTGGCACAATATCTCCGGCTCGCTTCTGGCAACTTATTGGGCAGCCAAAGCCGATAAAAATAAAGAATCCTAA
- a CDS encoding MBL fold metallo-hydrolase has product MTAKRSSPPKKGRVAAIFGDTKACPQAVRAAQNADVLVHEATFAAGDEETAERVFHSTVSDAAKLVLQANVKQLYLTHISTRYTEEEQRLMLKRQAQTIFPASKVVGDFDVFDI; this is encoded by the coding sequence TTGACGGCAAAGCGTTCCTCTCCGCCTAAAAAAGGACGAGTAGCGGCTATCTTCGGCGATACCAAAGCCTGCCCGCAGGCAGTGCGCGCCGCGCAAAACGCAGACGTTTTAGTGCATGAAGCAACCTTTGCGGCAGGCGATGAAGAGACAGCGGAACGAGTATTCCATTCGACCGTATCCGATGCCGCCAAGCTGGTTTTGCAAGCCAATGTGAAACAACTTTACCTGACCCACATCAGCACACGTTATACCGAAGAAGAGCAACGCCTGATGCTGAAGCGGCAGGCACAAACTATATTTCCCGCGTCGAAAGTGGTTGGCGATTTCGACGTATTCGATATCTGA
- the ilvD gene encoding dihydroxy-acid dehydratase has product MPEYRSKTSTHGRNMAGARALWRATGVMETDFGKPIIAIANSFTQFVPGHVHLHNMGQLVAREIEKAGGIAKEFNTIAIDDGIAMGHSGMLYSLPSRDLIADSIEYMVNAHCADALVCISNCDKITPGMLIAAMRLNIPTIFVSGGPMEAGKVIGVANIQPERRLDLIDAMIESADDNISDKQVEEVEQNACPTCGSCSGMFTANSMNCLTEALGLSLPGNGSYLATHAGRKELFLEAGRMIVEITKRYYEQDDETVLPRSIATKKAFENAMTMDIAMGGSTNTILHLLAVANEAGVDFKMADIDRLSRVVPCICKTAPNNHDYYMEDVHRAGGIFAILKELDKAGKLHTDVYTIHAPTLKDAIEKWDVTNPENTHAIERFKAAPGGVRTTQAFSQNRMWKTLDLDREKGCIRDVEHAYSQDGGLAVLFGNIAERGCVVKTAGVDESILKFTGRARVFESQEDAVEGILGNQIVAGDIVIIRYEGPKGGPGMQEMLYPTSYLKSKGLGKACALLTDGRFSGGTSGLSIGHASPEAAEGGAIGLVHEGDTIEIDIPNRSIHLVISDEELAARRAEMEARGSKAWKPEKRDRYVSAALRAYGAMATSADKGAVRDVSQIER; this is encoded by the coding sequence ATGCCTGAATACCGCTCCAAAACCTCTACCCACGGCCGCAATATGGCAGGCGCGCGCGCATTGTGGCGTGCGACCGGCGTCATGGAAACCGACTTTGGCAAACCGATTATCGCCATTGCCAACTCCTTCACCCAATTCGTCCCAGGCCATGTGCACCTGCACAATATGGGTCAACTGGTTGCCCGTGAAATCGAAAAAGCTGGCGGCATTGCCAAAGAATTCAACACCATCGCCATTGACGACGGTATCGCCATGGGCCACAGCGGTATGCTCTACTCCCTGCCCAGCCGCGACCTGATTGCCGACTCCATTGAATACATGGTGAATGCCCACTGCGCCGACGCGCTGGTGTGCATTTCCAACTGCGACAAAATCACCCCGGGCATGCTGATTGCCGCCATGCGCCTGAATATTCCGACCATCTTCGTTTCCGGCGGCCCGATGGAAGCAGGTAAAGTTATCGGAGTTGCAAACATTCAACCCGAACGCCGTTTGGACTTGATTGACGCCATGATCGAATCGGCTGACGACAACATCAGCGACAAACAAGTCGAAGAAGTCGAACAAAACGCCTGTCCGACTTGCGGCTCCTGCTCCGGCATGTTTACTGCCAACTCCATGAACTGTCTGACCGAAGCACTCGGCCTTTCCCTGCCGGGTAACGGTTCTTATCTGGCGACCCACGCTGGCCGCAAAGAATTGTTCCTCGAAGCCGGCCGCATGATCGTCGAAATCACCAAACGCTATTACGAGCAAGACGACGAAACCGTACTGCCGCGCAGCATTGCCACTAAAAAAGCGTTTGAAAACGCCATGACCATGGACATCGCCATGGGCGGCTCTACCAACACTATCCTGCATTTGCTCGCCGTTGCCAACGAAGCCGGTGTCGATTTCAAAATGGCCGACATCGACCGCCTGAGCCGCGTTGTACCTTGCATCTGCAAAACCGCGCCAAACAACCACGACTACTACATGGAAGACGTGCATCGCGCAGGCGGCATCTTCGCCATCCTGAAAGAATTGGACAAAGCAGGCAAACTGCACACCGACGTGTACACCATCCATGCGCCGACGCTGAAAGACGCAATTGAAAAATGGGACGTGACTAATCCTGAAAACACCCATGCCATCGAGCGTTTCAAAGCGGCTCCAGGTGGTGTGCGCACTACTCAGGCGTTCTCGCAAAACCGTATGTGGAAAACCCTCGACCTCGACCGTGAAAAAGGCTGTATCCGCGATGTCGAACATGCCTACTCGCAAGACGGCGGCTTGGCAGTATTGTTCGGCAATATCGCCGAGCGCGGTTGCGTAGTGAAAACCGCAGGCGTAGACGAGAGCATCCTCAAATTTACCGGCCGCGCCCGCGTGTTTGAAAGCCAAGAAGACGCAGTAGAAGGTATTTTGGGCAACCAAATCGTAGCTGGCGATATCGTCATCATCCGCTATGAAGGCCCTAAAGGCGGCCCGGGCATGCAAGAAATGCTGTACCCGACTTCCTACCTGAAATCCAAAGGTTTGGGCAAAGCCTGCGCCCTGCTGACCGACGGCCGCTTCTCCGGCGGTACTTCCGGCCTCTCCATCGGCCACGCCTCGCCTGAAGCGGCAGAAGGCGGCGCAATCGGTTTGGTACACGAAGGCGACACCATCGAAATCGACATTCCAAACCGCAGCATCCACCTTGTCATTTCCGATGAAGAGCTTGCCGCACGCCGTGCCGAAATGGAAGCACGCGGCAGCAAAGCGTGGAAACCGGAAAAACGTGACCGCTACGTCTCCGCAGCCCTGCGTGCCTACGGCGCGATGGCGACTTCTGCCGACAAAGGCGCAGTACGCGACGTATCGCAAATCGAACGTTAA
- a CDS encoding DUF971 domain-containing protein, with translation MTQADKIPQEIRLQQEWRVLTLVYVDGAKSLPAEYLRVYSPSAEVRGHGAGQDVLQTGKAEVSITDLDPVGQYALKITFSDGHDSGLYDWDYLYRLAHNQDALWQDYLDRLEKAGASRTPSAEDLKPKHTHSCGSGGCGGKAV, from the coding sequence ATGACCCAAGCCGATAAAATTCCACAAGAAATCCGCCTCCAGCAAGAGTGGCGCGTACTGACTTTGGTCTATGTTGACGGTGCCAAGAGCCTTCCTGCCGAATACCTGCGCGTGTACTCGCCCAGCGCGGAAGTGCGCGGACACGGTGCCGGTCAAGATGTTTTACAAACAGGCAAAGCCGAAGTCAGCATTACCGATTTAGACCCCGTCGGCCAATATGCCTTGAAAATTACTTTTTCAGACGGCCACGACAGCGGCCTTTACGATTGGGACTATCTCTACCGGCTGGCGCACAATCAAGACGCGCTTTGGCAAGACTATCTCGACCGCCTCGAAAAAGCCGGCGCGTCCAGAACGCCAAGTGCCGAAGATTTAAAACCCAAACACACGCATTCCTGCGGTAGCGGAGGTTGCGGCGGAAAGGCCGTCTGA
- a CDS encoding YceI family protein: MKKIMFALCSAMLASAASAAVYKVDEFHANARFAIDHFNTSTNVGGIYGLTGNLEFDRAKRQGSIDIVLPLSKLQTGSEHFTQHLKSADIFNADKYPEIRFVSTKFNFNGKKLLSVDGNLTMNGKTAPVKLKADKFNCYQSPMLKAEVCGGDFSTTIDRTKWGLDYLVSAGMSKKVNINIQIEAAKQ, from the coding sequence ATGAAAAAAATCATGTTTGCATTGTGTTCGGCCATGTTGGCTTCTGCTGCGTCTGCCGCTGTTTATAAAGTGGACGAATTCCATGCCAATGCCCGCTTTGCCATCGACCATTTCAACACCAGCACCAACGTCGGCGGTATTTATGGTTTGACCGGCAATTTGGAATTTGACCGCGCCAAACGCCAAGGCTCTATCGATATCGTATTGCCTTTGTCCAAACTGCAAACCGGTTCTGAACACTTTACCCAACACTTGAAATCTGCCGATATTTTCAATGCAGACAAATACCCTGAAATCCGTTTTGTATCCACCAAATTCAATTTCAACGGCAAAAAACTGCTGTCTGTTGACGGTAATTTGACCATGAACGGCAAAACTGCGCCGGTAAAACTCAAAGCCGACAAATTCAACTGCTACCAAAGCCCGATGTTAAAAGCAGAAGTATGCGGCGGCGACTTCAGCACCACCATCGACCGTACCAAATGGGGCTTGGATTATTTAGTGAGTGCCGGTATGAGCAAAAAAGTAAACATCAATATCCAAATCGAAGCAGCCAAACAATAA
- a CDS encoding NAD(P)H-hydrate dehydratase, which produces MQPIYTLPESLQAFQTALAFPDVFRPRAQESHKGTYGTLAIIGGATGMSGAVVLAATAAMYQGCGKVWAGFNQAMLPFAIIPERPEIMLATATQLMERNDVSARVIGCGFGLDGLSEQLLPKILSTHHDRPLLLDADALTLLARSPELAERLKSYKHIVLTPHPAEAARLLGTDTQSVQADRQKAVTAISQKYGATVILKGHHTLVAATDGMTYTNTSGNAGLATAGSGDVLSGMIGSLLAQSIPAFQAACAGVWLHGAAADVIKHSSQIETGMLAGEIAPAARWLRNILSKE; this is translated from the coding sequence ATGCAGCCCATCTACACGCTTCCCGAATCGCTTCAAGCTTTTCAGACGGCCTTAGCATTTCCCGACGTATTCCGCCCCCGCGCCCAAGAGTCGCACAAAGGCACATACGGCACGCTTGCGATTATCGGCGGCGCAACGGGAATGAGCGGTGCAGTGGTTTTGGCAGCTACAGCCGCCATGTATCAAGGATGCGGCAAGGTTTGGGCAGGCTTCAACCAAGCCATGCTGCCTTTTGCCATCATTCCCGAACGCCCTGAAATTATGCTCGCCACTGCGACCCAACTAATGGAGCGCAACGATGTCAGCGCACGCGTAATCGGCTGCGGTTTTGGTTTGGACGGATTATCAGAGCAGCTGCTGCCCAAAATCCTGTCGACACACCATGACCGGCCTTTATTGCTCGATGCAGATGCCTTGACACTGCTGGCCCGTTCTCCCGAATTAGCCGAACGCCTCAAATCGTACAAACATATCGTCCTGACACCCCATCCGGCCGAAGCCGCCCGCCTACTCGGTACCGATACTCAATCAGTTCAAGCCGACAGACAGAAAGCTGTAACCGCAATCAGCCAAAAATATGGCGCGACTGTCATATTGAAAGGCCATCATACATTAGTTGCCGCAACTGACGGCATGACCTATACCAACACCAGCGGCAATGCCGGTTTGGCCACCGCCGGCAGCGGCGATGTCTTAAGCGGTATGATCGGCAGCCTGCTGGCACAAAGCATTCCGGCATTCCAGGCCGCTTGTGCCGGCGTTTGGCTGCATGGTGCGGCGGCCGATGTCATCAAACACAGTAGCCAAATCGAAACCGGCATGCTCGCCGGAGAAATCGCACCTGCCGCCCGATGGCTGCGCAATATTTTATCAAAAGAGTAA
- a CDS encoding phosphopantetheine-binding protein — protein MSNLENQIKQLIIDSLGLEDITVADIGSEDPLFGDDGLGLDSVDALELGLAVQKTFGFQLDGENDNLRENFANVKTLAEFVKSRQA, from the coding sequence ATGAGCAATTTAGAAAACCAAATCAAACAATTAATCATCGACAGCTTAGGTCTGGAAGACATTACCGTTGCCGACATCGGCAGCGAAGATCCGCTTTTCGGCGACGACGGCCTGGGTCTGGATTCGGTCGATGCATTGGAACTTGGTTTGGCCGTACAAAAAACCTTCGGCTTCCAGCTCGACGGTGAAAACGACAACCTGCGCGAAAACTTCGCCAACGTCAAAACTCTGGCCGAGTTCGTCAAGAGCCGCCAAGCATAA
- a CDS encoding AMP-binding protein, which translates to MHLTRILSPNLPQHDLIATHPNWTRADFNRAVFHLSGRLKQAGVQTAALWFDDAALFACAVLAVWHSGGKVLLLPNLAQDNLEWGKTAEAFLTDSTDKKLSSDGLNIWHLPDILAKTDLEELSTYPKNHLIPDHAEAWLKTSGSSGEAQIIVKTAAQMQAEALTLANTLPFGQHGETVIGSVIPQHLYGFTFRFALALTMGWTMERQQAVYPENLLSSTAAHDKVVWIASPAVLNRLGENRNWQSIGHKIAGIVSAGGALPAATADLLQQAAVRPFEVYGSTETGVIASRCKRQEWQPFEGVEIGQNEEGALWASSPWSPERRQTADLIEPQDDGFLLLGRQDRIIKFEDKRVSLTQIEHELLQHPWIADAHCGRHPQHQRIAIWAALNTDGIAALREKGRAAVADTLKRHLAATQDTIALPRYWRFTDSLPRNAQAKIAAADFQTAFTVAQTSPVWSKTSSDNETNTETFIGRVPLDLVYFGGHFATFPLVPGVVELQWVRNLIAPKPWGKQRVIRIENLKYQQFIRPHDEVSVELKYDEGKNKLSFKINNGEHPCASGRIVFEAV; encoded by the coding sequence ATGCACCTAACCCGAATCCTATCTCCCAACCTACCTCAACACGACCTTATCGCCACCCATCCGAATTGGACGCGTGCTGATTTCAACCGTGCGGTTTTCCATCTGTCAGGCCGTCTGAAACAGGCAGGTGTGCAAACAGCCGCGTTGTGGTTTGACGATGCCGCGCTGTTTGCCTGTGCCGTGTTGGCAGTGTGGCATTCTGGCGGAAAGGTTTTATTATTGCCCAATTTGGCGCAAGATAATTTGGAATGGGGGAAAACGGCAGAAGCGTTTTTAACGGATTCAACAGATAAAAAGCTGTCTTCAGACGGCCTAAATATCTGGCACTTGCCTGATATATTAGCTAAAACAGATTTGGAAGAGCTGAGCACTTATCCTAAAAACCATCTGATTCCCGACCATGCCGAAGCATGGCTGAAAACATCAGGATCCAGCGGCGAAGCGCAGATTATTGTGAAAACCGCCGCGCAAATGCAGGCAGAAGCCCTGACTTTGGCAAATACGCTGCCATTTGGACAACACGGTGAAACCGTTATCGGCAGCGTGATTCCACAACATCTTTACGGCTTCACGTTCCGCTTCGCACTCGCGCTGACAATGGGTTGGACTATGGAGCGACAGCAGGCGGTTTATCCGGAAAACCTGCTTTCCAGCACAGCCGCACATGATAAAGTGGTTTGGATTGCCAGTCCGGCCGTACTCAACCGCTTGGGAGAAAACCGCAACTGGCAAAGTATCGGCCATAAAATTGCAGGCATTGTCTCGGCCGGCGGTGCGTTGCCCGCAGCCACGGCGGATTTGCTGCAGCAGGCTGCCGTCCGCCCGTTTGAAGTTTATGGCAGTACCGAAACCGGCGTGATTGCCTCACGTTGCAAACGCCAAGAATGGCAGCCTTTCGAAGGCGTGGAAATCGGGCAAAACGAAGAAGGCGCACTTTGGGCTTCTTCGCCTTGGTCGCCCGAGCGCCGCCAAACAGCCGATTTGATTGAGCCGCAAGATGACGGTTTTCTGTTACTCGGTCGCCAAGACCGCATTATTAAATTTGAGGACAAACGCGTGTCGCTGACCCAAATCGAACACGAACTTTTACAACACCCTTGGATTGCCGACGCCCACTGCGGCCGTCATCCGCAACATCAACGCATTGCCATATGGGCGGCATTGAACACAGACGGTATCGCTGCCTTGCGCGAGAAAGGCCGCGCTGCGGTTGCCGATACGCTCAAACGCCATCTGGCCGCTACGCAGGACACCATCGCCCTGCCGCGTTACTGGCGTTTTACCGACAGCCTGCCACGCAATGCCCAAGCCAAAATCGCCGCGGCAGATTTTCAGACGGCCTTTACCGTTGCCCAAACTTCGCCCGTTTGGTCGAAAACATCATCTGACAATGAAACCAATACCGAAACTTTTATCGGCCGCGTGCCTTTGGATTTGGTTTATTTCGGCGGTCATTTTGCCACCTTCCCGCTGGTTCCCGGCGTGGTCGAGCTGCAATGGGTGCGCAACCTGATCGCGCCCAAGCCATGGGGCAAACAGCGCGTCATCCGCATCGAAAATCTAAAATATCAGCAGTTTATCCGTCCTCATGATGAAGTGTCGGTAGAGCTGAAATACGATGAAGGTAAAAATAAACTGAGCTTTAAAATCAACAACGGAGAGCATCCGTGTGCATCAGGACGGATTGTGTTTGAGGCCGTCTGA
- a CDS encoding cytochrome b/b6 domain-containing protein, with protein MKQKIKVWDAPTRLFHWLLVLLMGFMWYSATQGGDMLVWHLRGGLLMLALVVFRLCWGIWGSDTAKFSRFVRPFSEIRRYTQGRMSEDELVGHNPLGALMVIALLAALVFQTATGLFAADENTFTNSGFLNHLVSEHAGTLARKIHVNFFNILAVLAGVHIAAVLLYRFVKKQDLITPMINGFKTIDAKQPKLAGMGQLFAALLVVIVLVCAVWMLRG; from the coding sequence ATGAAGCAAAAAATAAAAGTTTGGGATGCACCTACGCGCCTGTTCCATTGGCTCTTGGTGTTATTGATGGGTTTTATGTGGTACAGCGCAACCCAAGGCGGCGATATGCTGGTATGGCATTTGCGTGGCGGCTTGTTGATGCTGGCGTTGGTGGTTTTCCGCTTGTGTTGGGGGATTTGGGGCAGCGATACGGCAAAATTCAGCCGATTTGTGCGTCCGTTTTCCGAAATCCGCCGCTATACGCAAGGCCGAATGTCTGAAGACGAATTGGTCGGCCACAATCCTTTGGGCGCGCTGATGGTCATCGCTTTATTGGCTGCCTTGGTTTTTCAGACGGCCACAGGCTTATTTGCCGCCGATGAAAATACGTTTACCAATTCCGGTTTTTTGAATCATTTGGTCAGCGAACACGCCGGTACGCTGGCGCGAAAAATCCATGTCAATTTCTTTAATATCTTGGCTGTTTTGGCGGGCGTACATATTGCGGCTGTTTTGCTGTATCGTTTTGTGAAAAAACAGGATTTGATTACGCCGATGATTAACGGCTTTAAAACCATCGATGCCAAGCAGCCTAAATTGGCCGGAATGGGACAACTGTTTGCCGCTTTGTTGGTAGTGATTGTGTTAGTGTGTGCAGTATGGATGTTGCGTGGCTGA
- a CDS encoding acyl carrier protein — translation MTEQEVRTLLTDALVNLFEIEPERIKPETNLYEDLEIDSIDAIDLIDHIKRETGRKLQAEDFRNVRTVEDVVQAVLKVQQDS, via the coding sequence ATGACCGAACAAGAAGTACGCACCCTGCTGACCGATGCACTGGTTAACCTCTTTGAAATCGAACCGGAACGCATCAAGCCTGAAACCAACCTCTACGAAGATTTGGAAATTGACAGCATCGACGCCATCGACCTTATCGACCACATCAAACGCGAAACCGGCCGCAAACTGCAAGCCGAAGACTTCCGCAATGTGCGTACCGTAGAAGACGTGGTTCAAGCGGTTTTGAAAGTACAACAAGATTCCTGA
- a CDS encoding methyltransferase: MQLFPALEQRYSHEHQSAGEAQRLAQEIAFAPIVFQVSRLMVKFGILDLLNDHPDGLTQAEIAEKAKISNYAAQVLLEASLSIGTVLTRDNRYFISKAGWFVLKDKMARVNMDFTQEICYQGMFDLEKTLQTGKPEGLKVFGDWPTIYEGLSSLPSIAQEKWFAFDHYYSDNSFAEALNTVFAKPVKKLLDVGGNTGRWAEQCVNHNAEVEVTIMDLPQQIGLMREATKGKNGADRIHAHPANLLDPEIPFPTGFDAIWMSQFLDCFTEEQATSILQRAAASMSENTSLYIMEPFWDRQRYETAAYCLTMTSLYFTAMANGNSKIFHSEDLIRCVEKAGLKVAEISDGIGRGHSILRCVKAV; the protein is encoded by the coding sequence ATGCAACTCTTCCCTGCCCTAGAACAACGCTATTCCCACGAACACCAGTCCGCAGGCGAGGCTCAACGTCTGGCTCAAGAAATCGCTTTTGCACCGATTGTGTTCCAAGTTTCCCGCCTGATGGTGAAATTTGGCATTCTGGACCTGCTGAACGACCATCCAGACGGCCTCACTCAAGCCGAAATCGCTGAAAAAGCGAAAATCAGCAACTACGCGGCACAAGTCCTGCTGGAAGCTTCGCTGTCTATCGGCACTGTCTTGACTCGCGACAACCGCTATTTCATCAGCAAGGCCGGTTGGTTTGTCCTCAAAGACAAAATGGCCCGCGTCAACATGGATTTCACGCAGGAAATCTGCTACCAAGGCATGTTTGATTTGGAAAAAACCCTGCAAACCGGCAAGCCTGAAGGCCTGAAAGTATTCGGCGACTGGCCGACCATTTACGAAGGCTTGTCTTCATTGCCAAGCATCGCGCAGGAAAAATGGTTTGCATTCGACCATTATTATTCCGACAACTCCTTCGCCGAAGCACTCAACACCGTGTTCGCCAAACCGGTTAAAAAACTACTCGATGTCGGCGGCAACACCGGCCGTTGGGCGGAACAATGCGTCAACCACAATGCCGAAGTCGAAGTAACCATCATGGATCTGCCTCAGCAAATCGGCTTAATGCGTGAGGCGACCAAAGGCAAAAACGGCGCGGACCGTATCCACGCCCATCCGGCCAACCTGCTTGATCCTGAGATTCCGTTTCCAACCGGTTTTGACGCGATCTGGATGAGCCAATTCCTGGACTGTTTCACTGAAGAACAAGCTACCAGCATTCTTCAACGCGCCGCTGCGTCCATGAGCGAAAACACCAGCCTCTACATCATGGAGCCTTTCTGGGACAGACAACGCTACGAAACCGCCGCCTACTGCCTGACCATGACCAGCCTGTATTTCACTGCCATGGCCAACGGCAACAGCAAAATCTTCCACTCTGAAGACCTGATCCGTTGCGTTGAAAAAGCCGGATTGAAAGTAGCGGAAATTTCAGACGGCATCGGTCGCGGCCACAGCATCTTGCGCTGCGTTAAGGCCGTCTGA
- a CDS encoding CAP domain-containing protein: protein MKHILYWLGGFAVALGIFQYYETHRYSEGQLIYAQPPQNRSAVADFDALAYLNFLRSSANLPALAHSDTLERAARNHARYLLQNPDDGHDEHNTRNPFYTGPRPSDRTRKAGYAYKGVHENVSTGQHPPNEKINDHLPAQHQLDNLMTAIYHRLSLLDQNIDEAGAAFESQGKQIALSINQGDSRFNSLCQKNRSLSDLSRSFYQDACHGHAIVYADEISNRKLRPYITYPQGNFASPVFHGERPDPMPHYEMTGNPVSIAFSEQSPPVKMRSFKLYQDTKEIRDVKILDKDNDPNHLLTDRQFALFPLQPLEYDTDYRAVFEYRQNGKDRTVEWTFSTQKPDYPYFIVKGGETLAIESGQKYFIHWQDFWCLKQCERYNYRMNRDTQLDIIERQAGGIIIRVNGSKGSSIRLMPEGEDRRAITLYLWK from the coding sequence ATGAAACACATTCTTTACTGGCTGGGTGGTTTTGCCGTCGCCCTCGGCATATTCCAATACTACGAAACCCATCGCTATTCCGAAGGCCAGCTCATCTATGCCCAACCGCCGCAAAATCGTTCTGCCGTCGCCGATTTTGACGCCTTGGCGTATTTAAACTTCCTCCGCTCCTCAGCCAATCTGCCCGCACTGGCGCACTCAGACACACTCGAACGCGCCGCACGCAATCATGCCCGCTATCTGCTGCAAAACCCTGACGATGGCCATGACGAACACAATACGCGCAATCCCTTTTATACAGGCCCACGCCCATCAGACCGCACGCGCAAAGCCGGTTATGCTTATAAAGGCGTGCATGAAAACGTCAGTACCGGCCAGCATCCGCCAAACGAAAAAATCAACGACCATCTACCAGCCCAACATCAGCTGGATAATCTGATGACAGCGATTTACCACCGCCTCTCCTTGCTCGATCAAAATATCGACGAGGCCGGAGCCGCATTTGAATCACAAGGCAAACAAATCGCGTTGAGCATCAATCAAGGCGACAGCAGATTTAACAGCCTCTGCCAGAAAAACCGCTCCCTCTCCGACCTCAGCCGTTCGTTTTATCAAGATGCCTGTCATGGTCATGCCATTGTTTATGCGGATGAAATTTCCAACCGCAAACTCCGGCCTTACATCACCTATCCGCAAGGCAACTTTGCTTCGCCGGTTTTCCATGGCGAACGTCCCGACCCTATGCCGCATTATGAAATGACCGGCAATCCGGTCAGCATCGCCTTCTCAGAACAATCGCCTCCGGTCAAAATGCGTTCGTTCAAACTGTATCAGGACACAAAAGAAATCAGAGATGTCAAAATCTTAGATAAAGATAATGACCCAAACCACCTCCTGACCGACCGCCAATTTGCGCTGTTTCCTTTACAGCCATTGGAATACGACACCGACTACCGTGCCGTGTTCGAATACCGTCAAAACGGAAAAGACCGAACGGTCGAATGGACATTCAGCACGCAAAAACCCGATTATCCTTATTTCATCGTCAAAGGCGGCGAAACGCTGGCCATCGAATCCGGACAAAAATATTTTATCCATTGGCAGGATTTTTGGTGCTTGAAGCAATGCGAACGCTACAACTACCGCATGAACCGCGACACCCAACTCGACATTATCGAGCGGCAGGCCGGCGGCATCATTATCCGTGTCAACGGAAGCAAAGGCAGCAGCATCCGCTTAATGCCCGAAGGCGAAGACAGGCGCGCCATTACACTTTATTTATGGAAATAA